Proteins from one Ipomoea triloba cultivar NCNSP0323 chromosome 1, ASM357664v1 genomic window:
- the LOC116033439 gene encoding protein CIA1-like isoform X1 — MFPCIMFVQQLLSCSQLSFLWIWEVLPGNEFECVSVLQGHTQDVKMVQWHPSVDILFSCSYDNTIKVWAEEGDSDDWHCIQTLAESSSGHTSTVWALSFNFSGDKMVTCSDDLTLKIWSADIARLQSGDVNAPCGAADDDAIRLFVENEDKSVLLYLSKK; from the exons ATGTTTCCATGTATCATGTTTGTGCAACAACTTCTAAGCTGTTCCCAATTATCCTTCCTTTGGATATGGGAAGTATTGCCTGGTAATGAATTTGAATGTGTTTCTGTGCTGCAAGGTCATACACAAGATGTTAAAATGGTGCAATGGCATCCTTCTGTGGATATCTTGTTTTCATGCAGTTATGATAACACCATCAAG GTTTGGGCAGAGGAAGGTGATAGTGATGATTGGCATTGCATTCAAACTTTAGCTGAATCTAGCAG TGGTCATACATCAACAGTTTGGGCTCTCTCTTTTAATTTCAGTGGAGATAAAATGGTTACCTGTAG TGATGACCTTACCCTAAAGATATGGAGTGCTGACATAGCAAGGTTGCAGTCTGGTGATGTAAATGCACCTTG TGGAGCAGCTGATGATGATGCTATACGCTTATTTGTTGAGAATGAAGACAAATCGGTACTACTTTACTTATCTAAGAAGTAA
- the LOC116033439 gene encoding protein CIA1-like isoform X2, whose translation MFPCIMFVQQLLSCSQLSFLWIWEVLPGNEFECVSVLQGHTQDVKMVQWHPSVDILFSCSYDNTIKVWAEEGDSDDWHCIQTLAESSSGHTSTVWALSFNFSGDKMVTCSDDLTLKIWSADIARLQSGDVNAP comes from the exons ATGTTTCCATGTATCATGTTTGTGCAACAACTTCTAAGCTGTTCCCAATTATCCTTCCTTTGGATATGGGAAGTATTGCCTGGTAATGAATTTGAATGTGTTTCTGTGCTGCAAGGTCATACACAAGATGTTAAAATGGTGCAATGGCATCCTTCTGTGGATATCTTGTTTTCATGCAGTTATGATAACACCATCAAG GTTTGGGCAGAGGAAGGTGATAGTGATGATTGGCATTGCATTCAAACTTTAGCTGAATCTAGCAG TGGTCATACATCAACAGTTTGGGCTCTCTCTTTTAATTTCAGTGGAGATAAAATGGTTACCTGTAG TGATGACCTTACCCTAAAGATATGGAGTGCTGACATAGCAAGGTTGCAGTCTGGTGATGTAAATGCACCTTG A
- the LOC116033439 gene encoding protein CIA1-like isoform X4, giving the protein MVQWHPSVDILFSCSYDNTIKVWAEEGDSDDWHCIQTLAESSSGHTSTVWALSFNFSGDKMVTCSDDLTLKIWSADIARLQSGDVNAPCGAADDDAIRLFVENEDKSVLLYLSKK; this is encoded by the exons ATGGTGCAATGGCATCCTTCTGTGGATATCTTGTTTTCATGCAGTTATGATAACACCATCAAG GTTTGGGCAGAGGAAGGTGATAGTGATGATTGGCATTGCATTCAAACTTTAGCTGAATCTAGCAG TGGTCATACATCAACAGTTTGGGCTCTCTCTTTTAATTTCAGTGGAGATAAAATGGTTACCTGTAG TGATGACCTTACCCTAAAGATATGGAGTGCTGACATAGCAAGGTTGCAGTCTGGTGATGTAAATGCACCTTG TGGAGCAGCTGATGATGATGCTATACGCTTATTTGTTGAGAATGAAGACAAATCGGTACTACTTTACTTATCTAAGAAGTAA
- the LOC116030171 gene encoding uncharacterized protein LOC116030171, whose product MRPSGASHADIVMHALEEYKQKHGRKKFGYEHVWAIVKDLPSWQPQFVARQISLNTPSTNQTSSGSTTSTASGSEEVFPRLMGKRASKRKAKERYSNNDDDDDIHVSLEKQRELLERYQKLKMESDERKMKWKECKVLTRNTTGMTKEQLALHEEYCNDIKQRRQNTQGP is encoded by the coding sequence ATGCGGCCTAGTGGTGCTAGCCATGCGGATATTGTTATGCATGCTTTGGAAGAGTATAAACAAAAACATGGTCGAAAAAAATTTGGCTACGAGCACGTATGGGCCATTGTGAAAGACCTTCCAAGTTGGCAACCCCAATTTGTAGCTCGTCAAATCTCCTTAAATACACCTTCCACCAATCAAACATCAAGTGGAAGTACAACAAGTACTGCAAGTGGTAGCGAAGAAGTTTTTCCTAGACTAATGGGGAAAAGAGCATCGAAAAGAAAAGCCAAAGAACGCTACTCCAACaatgacgatgatgatgatatcCATGTATCATTAGAAAAACAAAGAGAATTGTTGGAAAGAtatcaaaaattgaaaatggaaaGCGATGAAAGGAAAATGAAGTGGAAAGAATGTAAAGTCTTAACGAGAAACACAACGGGTATGACGAAGGAACAACTTGCATTGCATGAAGAGTATTGTAACGATATTAAACAACGTCGGCAAAATACACAAGGGCCCtaa